DNA sequence from the Deltaproteobacteria bacterium genome:
CGAGCCGCATGTCGCCCTGGGTGGCGCGCACGCGCTTGCTGAAGACGACGCTCTCCTGGCCCGACTCGGTCTTCACGCCCTCCGCTTCGTCCGCCGTGATCACCAGCTCGGCGTCCGGCGTGAAGCGCAGTCCCAGTCGATCCGCGGCGTCGCTGGCCGACTTCGGCTCCTGCGCGCGCGCCGGGACGGCCAGCGCCAGAAGCGCGACGAGGATCGCGGTCGGGCGCATCATCGGTTCGCGACCTCCGCGCGGACCTGGCCGATCAGGCGCAGGCGGCGCTCCTCGAGGCCGAGTTCCATTCCGTTCGCTCGAACCAGAAGATCGGCGCGGCGCAGCTCCACCGGCGTCGCGCTCACAAGCTGCCGGCTCGCGGCGAGGTAGCGGAGCTGCTCGGTCGAGAAGCGCTCGCCCTCCTGAGCGGAGCCGCTCACTCCGCCCGAGAGCACGAAGTCGTCCTCGTCGAGCTCGAGCGCGCCGCTCGGAGCGGCGACCTCGATCGGTCCGCGCTCGTTCTCGGAGAACGAGAACTTCACCTGCTCCAGATCCGCGACCCTGGCGGCCAGATCGATCCGCGCGCGCTCCGCCGTGACCGAGAGCTCGCGTTGCTCGCCTCGGTAGCCCTCGAAGATCACGCCCTCGAGCTCGATGGGCGGAAGCTCCGGCGCGGCTCTCCGCGGCGCGTCGAAGCCCGGGAGCCCGGTGCCGCAGCCGAGGCAGACGACGAAGCAGAGAGCCACGGCCATCGGCCCGCTGCTTCCGACCCTCTCCCGCACCGCCGGTTCCGACTCACTCTGCACAAGCAAAAAGCATACCGCGGGAATCCAGCGTGCGCCGCTCGGCCTCAGTCCGCTTCGGGCTCGGAAGAACCGAGGTCTGGCTCCGGCGCCGGCTCCGCGCGCGAGTAGCGCAGCTCCGCTCCGTCGTCGGACTGGGTCTGTACACCAAACAGTGTGCGAAACGGCTCGTGCTGGCCGACCCACCACGCCGGATGGAAGATCAACGTGTCGAGAACGACGCCAAACGGATGCGCGGCGTAGGCGGCGATGCGAAGCGGGTGCCCGGCACGCCGCGGCTCGTAGCGCGTGGGGCCGGCCTGCGCCGGCAGCGAGAGACAGAGCAGCGAGAGCGCGATTGCGACCGCTCGAGCAGACATGCGTGGACTCCTCGGACTTGCGGGTCCCATCGGCACGGCTGCGCCAGAGCTTGGACCCGCGCCACCGGCAGAATCCCCCCGGCCGGGGCGTTCGTCAACCGAGACGGACACTTCGCCCCGGCAGGCGCGCATGCCTCAGGTCTCCAGCAACCCTTCCTGGGCCACCGTCGCAAAGCGCTCGCCGGCGCGCGTGTACATGGCGCCGATCGCCAGGCCCCGCCCCGCGTGCGCCGCCGGGCTGTGACAGTCGTAGGCGAACCAGTCGGAGATCCGCGGAGCCCCGTGCAGCCAGACCGCGTGGTCCAGGCTCGCCGGCGGATGCTCCGACCACTCGAGCGCGTGCGGGCGCCCCGCGCAGCGAAGCAACGCCCGATCGCTCGCGTAGACGAGCAGCGCCGCCTGGAGCAGCGGGTCGCTCGGAAGCTCGCCGCGCGCGCGCATCCAGATCGCGCGCGAAGGCGCCGAGCGCGCGCGAGGCGCGTCGCGTTCGGGCTCGACCACGCGAACGTCGAAGGCCTCGGCGCCGCCGCGGCGACGCGGCATGGCGACGAGTCGCGCGCGCACGTCCTCCCAATCCTCGAGCTGCTCGGGCGGCGGCAGAGCGGGTGCGGGATCCTGGTGGAAGACACCCTGCGACTTGCGCGAGAAGCTCGCGAGCATCTCGAAGATCGGCCGGGCGCCCTGCTCCGCGACCACGCGGCGGCTCGAGAAGCGCCGTCCGTCCCGGATCCGCTCGACGCGGTAGTCGATCGGAACGTCGCCGCGCCCCGCGCGCAGGAACCAGGCGTGTAGCGAGTGGAGCTCGCCCGAATCGACGCTCCGGCCCGCGGCCACCACAGACTGCGCCGCGACCAGGCCTCCGAAGAGTCGGCCTCGCGAGCGGCCGGCGGCCGCCGCGAAGCGATCCTCCGCCACGGCGGGCAGGTCGATCCGGCGCACGAGCCGCGCGATCGGCGTGTCGGCGCCCGCGCTCATCGGCTCTCGTAGCGGATCTCGAGCAGCGTGTAGCACGCGCGCCCGGCGGGGCGCTCGACCGCGATCTCGTCCCCCGCGGACTTGCCCAGCAACGCGCGCCCGATCGGAGACTCGACGCTGATCAGGTTGCGGTCCACGTCGCTCTCGTCCGGGCCGACCAGCCGATAACACAGCTCGGTGCCGGACTCGTCCTCGAGCGTCACCCAGGCTCCGAAGTAGACCCGGTCGCGCGCGACCAGACCCGGCTGCACGACCTCGAGCAGGTCGAAGCGCTTGCGCAGGAATTCGATCCGGCGGTCGATCTCGCGCAGGCGCTTCTTGCCGTAGATGTACTCCGCGTTCTCCGAGCGATCGCCCAGCGCTGCGGCGGCCGCCACCTCGCGCGTGACCCGCGGGCGCTCCACGCGCCAGAGCTGCTCGAGCTCCGCCTGAAGCTTTTTCGCGCCCTCCGGCGTGATGTGAACCTTGCGACCCCCCGCTTGCGCCACCGCGGCCATGATACGCGACGCGGGGCCGCGAGCTGTGCTCCAATCGCGAGATGACCACACTCCGCTTGTTCCCGCTCGGATTGGCGCTCGCCATCTGGCTGCTCTCGCCCGCCTCGCGCGCGGACGCTCCCGACTGGAGCGCGCTCGCGGACGAGAGCGTGATCGAGGTGCTGACCCACGACGCGGACGGCGACCTGCGCGAGACCAAGGTCTGGGTCGGCGTGGTCGACGGCGTGGGCTACGTGCGCACCAGCGACACGCGCTGGCGCGCGAACATCGAGCGCGACGCCGACGTCGTGGTGAGGATCGCGGAGCAGGAGTATCCGCTTCGCGCGGAGCTCGTGAGCGACACTGCGCTTCGCGCGCGCGTGAACGAGGTGTTCCGCGCCAAGTACGGCCTCACCGATCGGATTCTCGGCTGGTTCGGAAACGAGGGCGGCAAGTACCAGCTCGCGCTCTTGCCGCGGCCCGCGAGCCCGGAGAAGTGAGCGAGCCCGCGCCGATCCACGAAGCCGCGCGCGATCTGCCCCTGCTCGCGCGCGCGGACGTGTTGGTCGTCGGCGGCGGCACGTCCGGCGTCGCGGCGGCGGTCGCGGCGGCGCGCTCGGGGGCGCGCGTGGTGCTCGCCGAGGCCTCGAGCTCGCTCGGCGGGCTCGCGACGAACGGGTTGATCGCGCTTCTGCTCACGCTCGACGACGGGCGCGGCCGGCAGGTGATCGCGGGGCTGTGCCAGGAGCTGGTCGAGCGCATGAGCGCGGCTGGCGGCGCGTTCGCACCGCCGCGCGAGCACTGGGGCCGTTCCGATTCCGAGCTCGTGCAGCGCTACGCGCGGCTCGGTCTCGTCTGGGGCGGTGCGCGCGCCGAGCACGTGGTGCGCTACTCGGTCGCCTACGACCCCGAGATCATGCGCGAGGCGCTGAACGCGCTCGCGAGCGAGGCGGGCGTCGAGGTGCTGTTCCACGTCTGGGGCGCGCGCGCCCTGCTCGACGGGCCGCGCATCGCAGCCGTGGCGTTCGAGTCGCGCGCGGGACGCCAGGCGATCGCCGCGGACGTCGTGATCGACGCGACCGGCGACGGGCACGTGCTCGCATCGGCGGGCTGCGCCTTCGAGCTCGAGCGCGTGCACCCCTGGCTCTGGTTCCGGATCGGCGGCGTGAGCGACGTCGACGCCGCGATCGAGGCGGGTGCGCCGATCTTCCGCACCACGAATCCGGGCCAGGCCCTGCTCCCCTGGGGAAGCATGGCGCGGATCGACCGGCGCATCGACGCCACCGATCCGCGCGAGCTCAGCTATGCCGAGCTCGAGTGCCGCCGCCTGGTCATGGAGGAGTTCCGCGGGCTGCGCTCGCGCTTCGCGGAGCTTCGCGACGCGCACCTGTGTGAGATCGCGCGCCTGATCGGAATCACCGAGAGCCGGCGTCTGGTCGGGCGCCGGGTGCTGCGCCGCGAGGACCGCCAGAAGCCACAGCCCGACGCGATCGCGATCACCGGGCACTGGACCAAGTACGGCGCGGTCTACGCGATCCCGTACGGGTGCCTCGTGCCGAACGAGATCGAGAATCTGCTCGCCACCGGACGGTGTATCTCCGTCGACCACCAGACCCACAACGCGACCAAGGAGATCCCGCCCGCGCTCGCGACCGGCGAGGCCTCCGGCGTCGCGGCAGCGCTTGCGCTGGCCCACCGCGGGCGCGTCTTCGCGGTCGAGCCCGACGAGATCCGGACGCGGCTCCGCGAGCGCGGAGCGATGGTCGACTACGCCTTCTGAGGCATCACTCGCGAGAGCACGACGCCGCCGCCGGACCCGGTCTCCCCGTCGAGCGACTCGAGCAGGGGAAGCGCGGCGACGAGCTTCGCCAGCGCGCGGAGCTGCGACTCGCTGGCGTTGCGGAACGCCAGCCCCAGCCCGCGCGGACCGTGGTCCGCGACGACCTCGGCTTCGAGCGTGAGCGGAGCGCCCGAGTCGGCGCCGTACAGCCCGAGCGCGATGCGGATGCCCTTTCGGAGCCCCGGCTGGCGCGCGATGCGGATGCCCGAGACCGAGAGGTCGTGCCCGAGGACGACGCGCGGCGTGCCAGCGTCCGAGGCGGCGAGCGCCGCGATGCGGCGGCGGTAGGCGCGCCGCTCCGCGCGGCGACGCTCGCGCTCGCGAGGATTCGCAAGCGCCGAGATCCGGGTCGCCGGATGCGTGCCGCAGAGGATCGCGCCGAGCGCGGCGGCCGCTTCCGCGGTGAGCGGATCGAGCTCGACGCCGACCGAGCAGCCCATCTTTGCCGCGCGCCCCCCGCCGAGCTCCACGCGCGCCACGCGACCCGACAGACACTCGAGCCCGCCGCCGCAGAGCTCGAGCGGTAGCTCGAACTCGAGTCGATCGCCGACGGAGAACAACGCCTTCGTGCGCAGGCGTGCGCCGGTCCGCGACAGGTCCAGAAGCTTCGCGAACTCGACCTGCTTGCCGTGGCGCAGCGTCACCTCGACGCCGACCGGCAGCCGTGCGACCACGCGCTGCTCACGGCGGTCGTGGAGCAGCATCTCGATCAGCAGCCGCAGCGACTCCTGGTCGACGGCGCTGTTCACCAGGTAATGGACTCCGAGCTCGCGAAGCCGCGAGCGCAGCTCCTGGAAATCCTGACCGTGGACGCAGAGCCAGATCGGCGCCGCCGCGCCCGCCACGGCTGGAGCCGGCTCCGACAGGGCCTGCGCCCTGCGGCCGGTCGTGATCAGCAGATCGCGAGGCCGCGGGACGTCCGTCGGATCCGCGACGCGACGGCAGAGCGCGAAGTCCGCACCGAGCCGCTCCAGGATCACGCGAACGCGATCCAGCTCGCCGTCATCGAGCAGAACGACCGAAGGATGGCCGGCCACGTCCCGGTTTTCGGCCGGCGCGCGACCTCACTTGAAGGGTCGCGCGCGGCCGAGCCGGAACGCCGTGAGTCAGGCCGTGGTCATCTCTTTGATCAGCTGCGAGACCTTCTGGGCCTCGGGGCTCGGCGGGCCTGCCATCTGCATCTGCATCAGCTTGGCCATGTCGCCCTCGACCCGGATCTGACCGGACATGAACGCCGACATCACCGCCTGCTGGTTCTGGTCGATCAGCATCGCGCGGGCGGTGTCGAACGGGATCACGAGCTTCGTCGGCGCGTCGGCCGCATGACCCTTCACGAGTCGTCCGGCCTCCATGCGAAACGCCACCTCGCCGCTGGGGCCGCCGGTCACCTGCATGTTGATCTTCAGGTCCTTGATCGCCGGCGGAACCGGGGGGTTCACTTCGTTCTGGATCTTCTCCGTCTGGCTGAACCAGCCGTCGGAGAGGAAGGTCTCTGCCATCTGTGGATCTCCTCTGGGTTCGAAGCGGGGGAATTATCGACTCGGGCGGCCGGCCAAAGCAAATCTCGACGACGAGCGGTGGCTAGCGCAGCTGCGACGAGGAGTACTCGAGGATCCTGCGCGCGACGATCAGCTGGTTGATCTGCTGGGTGCCCTCGTAGATGTCGTTGATCTTCGCGTCGCGCATCCACTTCTCGACCAGCAGCTTCTTGGAATAGCCCGGCGGTCCGAGCAGCTCCACGGCTTTCTGCGTGATCTTGGTGACGACGAGACCCGCCTTCGCCTTGGCCATCGACGCCTCGAGGCTGTTGGGCCGACCGCGATTCATCATGCTCGCGGCGCGCCAGGTCAGAAGCCGCGCGGCCTGCAATTCGGCTTGCATGTCGATCACGTCGCGCTCGAGCGCGGTCTGCGAGCGCGGCGGCGAGTCGTAGCGGATCTCCACGCCCTGTCGCGCGAGCTCCTCGACCAGGAAGTCGAGCGCGGCTCGGCCCACGCCGACCGCCATCGCGGCCACGATCGGCCGACTGGCGTCGAAGGTCGCCATCGCGCCCTTGAAGCCCTTGTCGCCGGCGCGCGCGGGCTCGGCCTTCTTCTCCGCCTTCGCTCTACCGCCGAGCAGGTTCGCCGACGCGACGCGGCAGTCCTCGAAGACCAGCGTCGCGGTGTCGGAGGCGCGGATGCCGAGCTTCTTCTCGAGCCCGACCAGCTTCATGCCGGGGGTCTTCGCCGGCACCACGAACGACTTGATTCCGCCGCGCCCCAGCGTCTTGTCGACCGTCGCCCAGACGACCACGAATCCGCCCTCGATCTGCGAGGCGCCCTCGCCCGCGGTGCAGAAGATCTTCGTGCCGTTCAGCACCCACTCGTCGCGCTCCGCGTCGTAACGGGCGCTGGTCTGGATCGCCGCGGAGTCCGAGCCCGCGCTGGCCTCGGTGATCGCCATCGCGCCCCAGATCGGGTGCGGCGATTCGCGAAACGGCCGCAGGAAGCGTTCCTTCTGCTCGGGCGTTCCCGCCGCGGAGACGGCCGAGCCGCCCAGCGCCGCGGTCGGCATGCGCAGGTACAGCCCCGCGTCGCCGAAGCAAAGCTCTTCGGCCTGGATGCAGACCTGCACGAAGCCGTCGGTGGCGCCGCCCAGGCTCCCGGGCGCGCCCTTGCGACCCGTCTGCCAGTAGTAGTCGACCCACTCGGTGGGCAGCGCGTGCTCGTCCTCGTCGTAGCGGCGCGAGACGGGGCGCATCTGCTCGAGCGCCATGCGCCGGTAGAACTCCCGGGCCTTGCGGCTGTTCTCGGTCGGCTCGAAGTCGATCACGGACGTCCCCCTACACCAAACTGAGTGCTTCGAAGCAGGCGAAGCCGCGCGCGTTGCGCAGCAGCAGCTCGGGCAGGTACTCGCGGATGTAGCCGTGCCCGCCGAAGACCTGCACCGCGCCGTCCGTCACCTCGAGAGCGACGCGGCGCACCTGCTGCATCGCGAGCGTCGCCTCGCGGGTCGCGTCTTCGCCGCGATCGAGCCGCCAGGCCGCCTCCCAGACCAGGAGCCGCGCGCCGTCGATCTCGATCGCCATGTCGGCGAGCTTGAAGGCCATCGCCTGCTTGGTCGCGATCGGCGCGCCGAACGCGTGGCGCTCCTTCGCGTAGTCGCGCGCGAGCTCGAAGGCGGCGCTCGCCACGCCGACCGCGAGCGCGGCGAGCCCGACCCGTCCGCGCGCGACCAGCGCGCGCGCGGAGCCGTCAGGCGCGCCGTCCAGACGCGCCTCCGCGGGCAATTTCACGTCGTCGAGCGAGAGCTCCGCGGTCGGCAGCGCGCGAATGCCGAGGTACGCGTCCGGCGTGGCGCGCAAGCCAGCGGCTTCGCTCGGCACGACGAAGCCCGCGAGCGTCTCGTCGACGCTGGCGAGCACGAGCACGTGTCTCACGGTCTCGGGCCAGGGCACCAGGCACTTCGCGCCGTCGAGCCGCCAGCCGTCCGCGGTCCGGCGCGCCTGCGTGCGCGGACGGTACGGGTCGGAGTCGAAGCGCGGCTCCTGAAGCGCGAGCGTGCCGAGGGCGCCGGGGCTCGCGATCAGCGCGGGAAGCAGCCGCGCCTTCTGCGCCTCGCTGCCGAGGTCCGCGACCGGGTAGGCGAGAAGTCCGGGCGCCAGGATCGCGAGCGCGATCGACAGGTCTCCGTGCGCGAGCTCCTCGGCGACCAGCGCTCCGGTCAGCGCGCTGCGCTCCCCTCCGCCGCCGTACGCCTCGGGCAAGCCGTTCGCGATCAGGCCCAGCTCGTGCGCGCGCGCGAGCACATCCTCCGGGATCTTCCCGGACTCGTCTGCGTCGCGCGCCCGCGGGCGGATCTCTCCGCGCGCGAACTCCGCAACGGTGTCTCGGATCAAGGCCTGCTCTTCGGTGGGCTCGAAGTCGATCACGCTCGCGATTATGTCAGACTCGCGCCGTGGCGAAGCGCGCCAGCGACGAAGAGATCCGCGAGATCCTCGAGCAGACCCGGACGATCGCCCTGGTCGGAGCGAGTCCGCGGCCGGAGCGAGACAGCCACGAGGTCATGGCCTACCTGCAGTCGCGCGGCTACCGCGTGATCCCCGTGAATCCGGCCTGCGCCGGCCAGACGATCCTGAACGAGCGCGTGCGCGCGAGCCTCGCGGAGATCGACGAGCCGATCGACCTGGTCGACGTGTTCCGGAACTCGGAGGCCGCAGCGGCGGTGATCGACGAGGCGATCGCCGTGCGCGCGAAGGCGGTCTGGACCCAGCTCGGCGTCGTGAACGAGCCCGCCGCGGAGCGCGCGCGAAGCGCCGGACTCGCGGTGGTGATGGATCGCTGCCCGAAGCTCGAGATCCCTAGGCTTTCGATTCCGCCCAGACCTTGATCAGGTGGTGCGCGATCGCCATCGGCGGCGGCACGAAGAAGCCGACGTCGGCGCTCGGATCCTCGAGCGCACGCAGCACCGTCTCGCGCGGGAACCAGCGCACGTCCTCGAGCTCGCTCCGATCGACCGTGATCGCCTCGCCGAGCGCCTGGGCCATGCAGCCGATCATCAGCGAGGACGGAAACGGCCAGGGCTGCGACGCCTGGTAGCGGACCTCGCCGACCGGCACGCCGGCCTCCTCCATCACCTCGCGGCGCACCGCGTCCTCGAGCGTCTCGCCCGCCTCGACGAACCCCGCCAGCGCCGACCACATCTTCGCGGGCCAGCCGGCCTGGCGGCCGAGCAAACAGCGCGCGCCGTCGTGCACGAGCATGATCACCACCGGATCCGTGCGCGGGAAGTGCTGCGCGTCGCACTCGTCGCACTCGCGCAGGTAGCCGGCCTCCTTCACGGCGGTCGACTTGCCGCACACCGCGCAGAAGCGGTGCCGCGCGTGCCAGTCCAGCATCTGCCGGCCCTGCGCCACGATCGAGGCCTCGCCGGCCGGCAGGCTGGCAGCGATCATGCGCACGTCGGCGAAGTTCGCCTCGCCCGCGAGCCCGAGCTCCGTCACCGGATCGTGTAGGGGCGAGAGGTCCACCGCGAAGTGCGCCTGGCCGTCGCGCAGGCCCAGGTAGACCGGCCCGGTGCGCACGTCCATCATGGCGCGGATGCCCGGGTTCGCCCAGGCCAGCGCGGGCCCGGCCGCCTTGACCAGCACGTTCAGGCGGTGGAACGGCAGGAAGCGGCTGGACTCGTTCGAGAGCGCCGCGTCGAGCCAGGCGGCGTCGCGGCGCAGATGACTGGTCCGGTCCAGGGAGCTCGCGGCAAACACCAACGGTTTCGACATCGACGCCGGAGCGTACACGAACGCGCAGGGCCTGCGCAGAAGCGAACGCCCACGACTCCACGGTACGCACGGCTCAAACTCCGCCGCGTCCGCGCCGAAACGGAATGCCGAGGGGGAGGTCCGGGGGCCGCTCGAAGGCGGCAGGGAGTCGGTCGTGGCAACCAATGGCAAGCACAAGGCCCTCGAGCGGGAGTTCGAGGATCTGCTCCTCGACGTACTCGATCAGGACTACGACCTCGCGGTCCGCCGCCGCGACGACTCGCTCGAGAGGCGCCGCCGCGACCTGGCGACGCTCTCGTTCTCCTACCGCTGGTTCGGCGCGCGCGAGGCGCGCGCAGTGGTGCGCGTGGAGGGCTCGCGGGACTTCAAGGCGATCCTGCCGATCGACGCGAGCTCACCGGAGGACATGCGGCGCTCCGCCGAGGACTGCGAGTCACTGGTGCTGTTCCTGTCGGAGTGGCTCGAGCGCAAGCGCGAGGAGTCGCTGGAGGTCGCGGCCAGCGGGAAGATCCGCTGGGGTCGGCGCGAGGACGACTGAGCCCGGGCCAAGCCGTGTGGTATAGACTCCCGCGATGAGCGACGAGCGAGAGACCGCGCAGCCGATTCCCGCGGCACTTCTGGTCGCGATCGTCGCCTGCTTCTTCCTGTCGGGCGCGGCGAGCCTGGTGCTCGAGGTGGTCTGGTCGCGGCTGCTGCGCCTGGTGTTCGGCACCACGACGCTCGCGATCTCGACGATTCTGGTCGCGTACATGGCCGGGCTGGGCAAACGCGGGCTGATCGGCGGCCGCATCGCCCTGCGCATGCGCAACGGAGTTCGCGCGTACGGCGCGATCGAGATCGCGGTCGGGCTCTATGCGCTTTCGATGCCTCTGCTCTTCTCGTTCTTCCCCGACCTGGCGCGGGCGCTGCTCGCGGATCTCGCCTTCTGGCCCTCGGTGCTGGCCCGCTTCGCGCTCGCGTTCACGGTCCTCTGCGCGCCGACGATCGGAATGGGCCTGACCCTGCCGCTGCTCACGCGCGCGCTCGTCCGCGACGAGCGCGCCGGAGCGGGAATCGCCCTGCTCTACGGGCTGAACACGCTGGGCGCGGTGAGCGGCGTCTTCCTCGCGACGTTCCTCCTGCTGCCCTGGCTCGGGGTCACGGGCGCAAACCACGCCGGCGCGCTCGCCTACCTCGCGCTCGGCGTCGTGGCACTTCTGCTCTCGCGCTCGCCTTCGACGAGCTCCGCTCCGGTTCCCGCAGCCGCGCCGGTGCAAGAGCGACTGGCGCGCTGGAATCCCGCCCTGCTCGCCTACGGGACGATCGGCTTCACCTCGCTCGTCTACGAGGTCACCTGGACGCGCGCGCTCTCCATGGTGATGGGCTCGTCGATCTACGCCTTCGCCTGCATGCTCGCGTCGTTCCTGTTCGGGATCGCCGCGGGGTCGCTGCTGGCGCGCGGGCTCGTCGATCGGCTGCGCCGCCCGCTCCTCGTCTACGCGCTGGGGATCGCGGCGGTCGGACTGCTCTCGCTGGTCTCCCTTTCGCTGCTTCCGCTCCTGCCGGGCGCGTTCATGGCGTTGGTGCGGCGCTTCGGCGGCACGGCGGGGACGCTCGCGCTCTCGCAGTTCGCCGTGGCCTCCTGCGCGATGCTGCCGCCCGCGCTCGTGCTCGGGGCGCTCTTCCCGCTCCTCTCGCGCGCGCAGACCGCCGCAAGCGGCGCATCGCCGGCCGTCGGCGACGTGTACTTCGTGAACACGATCGGCTCCGCGCTCGGCGCGTTCAGCGCGGGCTTCGTGCTCCTGCCGTGGCTCGGGCTGCGCGGCACGGCGGCGGTCGCGATCGCCGTGAACGCGCTCGCCTGCGCCGGGCTGCTGTTCTGGCACGGACACGCGAGCGCGGTGCTGCGCCTCGCGCTCGGCGCGATCCCGCTCGCCTTCGCCGCCGTGATCCTGGTCTACCCGCCGCCGCTCGACACCCGGCCGCTCGCGATGGGCGGCTTCGTGCCCGAGGCCGTGTTCACGCAGGCGCACGACGTGGCGGAGCTATCGGGCGTCGAGGACGAGAAGGTCCTCTTCTACCGCGACGGTCTGTCCGCGACGGTGTCGGTGCACCGCTACCGCGGCGAGACCGCGTTGCACATCAACGGAAAGGCGGACGCCTCCTCGCGCGTGGACATGCCGACACAGGTGCTGCTCGCGCAGACGCCGCTGCTCTTCGGCAAGCCGGCAAAGAAGGTGCTCGTGGTCGGCTGGGCCTCGGGCGTGACGGTCGGATCGGTGCTGCGCCACCCGGTCGAGCGCCTCGACGCGGTCGAGCTCGAGCCCGCGATGCTCGAGGCGTCGCGCTTCTTCGACGAGCTGAACGGAAAGCCGCTCGACGACCCGCGCGTGCGCGTGATCGTCGACGACGCGCGCTCGTACCTGGCGAACACCCGCGAGAGGTACGACGTGATCATCTCGGAGCCCTCGAACCCGTGGCTCTCGGGCGTCGCGAACCTGTTCACGCGCGAGCACTTCCGGAAGGCGCGCGAAGCGCTCGCGCCGGGCGGCCGGCTGCTGCAGTGGCTGCCCCTGTACGCGACCGATCCGGACGTGCTGCGCGCGATCCTGGCCGCGCTGCGCAGCGAGTTCCCGTACGTCTACGGCTTCGTGCTCGACCGCGCGGTTCCCGACCTGATGCTTCTGGCGACGACCGAGCGGCTCGACCCGTCGGACGTGCCGAGCTTCGAGTCGCTCCCTCCCGCGGTGCGCTCGGATCTGTACCGCGTCGGCACGCGCTCGACCGCCGAGGTCTGGAGCCTGCTGCGGCTCCTGCCCGAGGACGTCGACGCGCTGATCGCGGGCTTTCCCGTCACCAACGGCGACGACAACCTGTTCGTCGAGCTGCGCACGCCGTGGCTGCTCTACGCCGACCAGTTCGCGGCGCCAGGCGAAGGTCCGATGGAGCGGACCTGGGCCGCGATCGACGCCTTCGGCCCCGCCAGCGCGCGCCTGCTCGAGTCCGCGCCCGCGGCGGCCGCGCGCCCGCGCGTCGGGGAGCTCGCGCTCTCGCACCTCGCGGTGCGCCACGACGACGTGGCCAGCGCCGCGCTCGCGGAGCTCGCGGGCGCGTCGGGCGAGGCGATCGCCGTGCGCCAGCTCCTCGCGCCGGCGAGCGATCCGGCCGAGTACGCGGCCGCACTCGACCGCGCTCTCGAGCTCGAGCCCGAGAGCTTCCCCGTGCGCGCGATCCGCGCGCGCGCGCGACTGCGCCAGGGCGAGCTCGAGTCCGCGCTCGCCGACGCCGACGCCGCGCTCGCGCTGCGGCCCGACGACCCCGCGACGCTCGTGCTTCGCGCCTCGATCCTGCTCCGCGCCGGCCGCGCGGAGGACGCGCGGCTCGCGCTCGAGCCGGTGCGAGCGACGGAGTACTGGCAGATGCAGCCGGCGCTCTGGCTTCTCGCCGGACAGGTGGAGCTCGCGCTGCTGCGCTTCGACGAGAGCCGCGCGTCGCTCGAGCGCTACGCGGAGTCCGAGCCCGGACTCGCGCTGGTCTGGCAGCTGCTCCAGAACGTCTACCTCGCGCTCGAGCTCGACGGCCTGGCCTACCGCGCGAAACACAACCTCGCCGTGAATCTGTACATGGTCGGCCTGGACGCCGAGCGAAGCGGCGACATCGCGCGCGCACGCGACGCGCTGCAGCGCGCGCTCGACGTCGCGCCCGACTACGAAGCCGCGAAGCAGGCGCTCGCGCGGCTCTCGAGCGGCTGAGACTGGCGACCCAGGCAGGATTCGAACCTGCCCTCCGTGCCAACGTAGCCGAGACACCCAGGGCTTCGGAATTCAGTGTCGAGGGCGATCGAGGGATCTACGATGGCGATCGCGATGGAAGTGCGCGACACGGAAGTGGTGGCGAAGGCGACACGGCGGCGGTTCACCGCCGACT
Encoded proteins:
- a CDS encoding acyl-CoA dehydrogenase encodes the protein MIDFEPTEEQALIRDTVAEFARGEIRPRARDADESGKIPEDVLARAHELGLIANGLPEAYGGGGERSALTGALVAEELAHGDLSIALAILAPGLLAYPVADLGSEAQKARLLPALIASPGALGTLALQEPRFDSDPYRPRTQARRTADGWRLDGAKCLVPWPETVRHVLVLASVDETLAGFVVPSEAAGLRATPDAYLGIRALPTAELSLDDVKLPAEARLDGAPDGSARALVARGRVGLAALAVGVASAAFELARDYAKERHAFGAPIATKQAMAFKLADMAIEIDGARLLVWEAAWRLDRGEDATREATLAMQQVRRVALEVTDGAVQVFGGHGYIREYLPELLLRNARGFACFEALSLV
- the nudC gene encoding NAD(+) diphosphatase, producing MSKPLVFAASSLDRTSHLRRDAAWLDAALSNESSRFLPFHRLNVLVKAAGPALAWANPGIRAMMDVRTGPVYLGLRDGQAHFAVDLSPLHDPVTELGLAGEANFADVRMIAASLPAGEASIVAQGRQMLDWHARHRFCAVCGKSTAVKEAGYLRECDECDAQHFPRTDPVVIMLVHDGARCLLGRQAGWPAKMWSALAGFVEAGETLEDAVRREVMEEAGVPVGEVRYQASQPWPFPSSLMIGCMAQALGEAITVDRSELEDVRWFPRETVLRALEDPSADVGFFVPPPMAIAHHLIKVWAESKA
- a CDS encoding CoA-binding protein: MAKRASDEEIREILEQTRTIALVGASPRPERDSHEVMAYLQSRGYRVIPVNPACAGQTILNERVRASLAEIDEPIDLVDVFRNSEAAAAVIDEAIAVRAKAVWTQLGVVNEPAAERARSAGLAVVMDRCPKLEIPRLSIPPRP